A genomic stretch from Aedes albopictus strain Foshan chromosome 2, AalbF5, whole genome shotgun sequence includes:
- the LOC109407431 gene encoding ubiquitin carboxyl-terminal hydrolase isozyme L5, producing the protein MADSAGEWCLIESDPGVFTELIRDFGVEGVQVEELWSLDAEHFKNLEPVHGLIFLFKWVKDDEPAGSIVQDSRLEKIFFAKQVINNACATQAILSILLNAKHSDIQLGSTLSDFKDFCVSFDAYNKGLAMSNASQIRTVHNSFARQTLFELDNKQANKDEDVFHFVGYVPIDGRLYELDGLKEGPIDLGAVGEGEDWLNVVRPIIEKRIQKYSEGEIHFNLMALVSDRQMIYQRQIDQLLQASGEEEMETDTKQNEITRLRMLIEDEVAKRKRYKVENIRRKHNYLPLIVELLKILAQNGQLMPLYEKAKQRAAERETQGKVTAQK; encoded by the exons ATGGCTGATAGCGCTGGCGAATGGTGTCTGATCGAGAGCGATCCAGGGGTTTTTACTGAACTGATCCGTGACTTCG GTGTCGAGGGAGTGCAGGTAGAAGAACTGTGGAGTCTTGATGCCGAGCACTTCAAAAACCTTGAACCGGTGCATGGATTGATCTTCCTGTTCAAATGGGTCAAGGACGACGAGCCGGCGGGATCCATTGTGCAAGACAGTCGACTGGAGAAGATTTTCTTTGCAAAACAAGTGATTAATAATGCCTGCGCCACTCAAGCTATTCTGAGCATTTTGTTGAATGCAAAACATTCGGACATTCAGTTGGGCTCGACTTTGTCCGATTTCAAGGACTTTTGCGTCTCGTTCGACGCTTACAACAAAGGACTGGCCATGAGTAATGCGTCTCAGATTCGAACGGTGCATAATTCGTTCGCCAGGCAAACCCTTTTCGAGCTGGATAACAAACAAGCGAACAAAGATGAGGATGTATTCCATTTCGTCGGTTACGTTCCGATCGATGGTCGCTTGTACGAATTGGACGGATTGAAGGAGGGTCCCATTGATTTGGGCGCTGTGGGCGAGGGGGAAGACTGGTTGAATGTGGTTCGGCCCATAATCGAGAAGCGTATTCAGAAGTACAGTGAGGGTGAAATCCATTTCAATCTGATGGCGCTGGTTTCGGACCGGCAGATGATTTACCAGCGGCAGATTGACCAACTGCTTCAGGCCAGCGGAGAAGAAGAAATGGAAACGGACACGAAGCAGAATGAAATCACCAGACTGCGGATGTTGATCGAAGATGAGGTGGCCAAGCGCAAACGGTACAAGGTGGAGAACATCCGGCGGAAACACAACTATTTGCCGTTGATTGTGGAACTGCTGAAAATTTTGGCCCAGAATGGCCAACTGATGCCGTTGTATGAAAAGGCTAAACAGCGGGCAGCCGAACGGGAGACTCAAGGCAAAGTGACAGCACAGAAATAG
- the LOC109407432 gene encoding queuine tRNA-ribosyltransferase accessory subunit 2 — MNFAIESVSKCSGRLGKLNIKNAFSNVTLPTPALVLHSKGGSVPFLSKEVLQYLTSDPPPMLHSLTNTDHMEEAIRACGEGISSFVGQKDSISLLVLKDPAELCKPSFHEKDFVPIFSRSGRKNFTSERYMQLVEAFKPDVFVPLFDGDTDPESSKKRLQKSLDRTEKFVEQCIEAHRKSTNLKQSSLLGPIVGGYNLKLRKESVKFLEPFKDDLGGYVIAGLHSNGSSAGDLKESNLLEVVSHACQLLPADKARFMFGAFSPGIVLKLVSNGIDVLDTSYAYLKTQQNRALTFSFDVHEKDVESRETELDVRDPKWTEDFNGFIESCSCLACTKHTKAYAHHLYNTREMLGPIILMIHNLHHYLEFFKAIRKHVKEDTLSLLIEHLQKQKDAPLFEETSTDKAKSDLMDSGDNVTKKLKV; from the exons ATGAATTTTGCAATCGAGTCCGTTTCCAAATGTTCTGGTCGCTTGGGAAAGTTGAACATAAAGAATGCGTTCTCCAATGTAACGCTTCCCACGCCGGCACTTGTTCTTCATAGTAAG GGCGGCAGTGTTCCATTTCTGTCCAAGGAGGTGCTCCAGTATTTGACCTCAGACCCGCCTCCGATGTTGCATTCCCTGACCAACACCGATCACATGGAGGAAGCAATCCGCGCTTGCGGCGAAGGAATTTCCAGCTTCGTGGGTCAGAAGGATTCGATTTCTTTGCTGGTTCTGAAAGACCCGGCCGAACTGTGTAAGCCGAGTTTCCACGAGAAGGATTTCGTGCCGATTTTCAGCAGAAGTGGTCGGAAAAATTTTACATCCGAACGGTACATGCAACTGGTGGAAGCCTTCAAGCCGGACGTTTTTGTGCCACTGTTCGATGGTGACACGGATCCGGAGAGTTCGAAGAAACGACTGCAGAAGTCATTGGACCGGACGGAAAAGTTCGTGGAGCAATGCATAGAAGCACACCGGAAGTCGACCAACCTAAAGCAGTCCAGTTTGCTGGGACCCATCGTAGGAGGGTACAACTTGAAGTTACGAAAAGAgtcggtgaaattcttggagccaTTCAAGGACGATCTAGGGGGATACGTGATAGCGGGTCTCCATTCTAATGGCTCATCAGCCGGAGATCTGAAGGAAAGCAATCTCCTGGAAGTGGTTTCTCACGCGTGTCAACTTTTACCGGCCGATAAAGCTCGATTCATGTTTGGAGCGTTTAGTCCTGGGATCGTTCTGAAATTGGTTTCCAATGGAATCGACGTGTTGGACACAAGTTATGCTTATTTGAAAACCCAGCAGAACCGGGCACTGACTTTCAGTTTCGATGTCCACGAGAAAGACGTCGAAAGTCGAGAAACTGAACTGGACGTGAGGGATCCCAAGTGGACGGAGGATTTCAACGGGTTTATCGAATCATGTAGTTGCCTAGCGTGCACCAAACATACAAAAGCCTATGCGCATCATTTGTACAACACACGGGAGATGCTGGGACCCATCATACTTATGAT ACACAATCTACATCACTATCTTGAGTTCTTCAAGGCGATTCGGAAACATGTCAAAGAGGATACCTTGAGCTTGCTAATAGAGCATCTGCAAAAACAGAAGGACGCACCATTGTTCGAGGAAACGAGCACAGATAAGGCCAAATCGGATCTGATGGACTCCGGTGATAATGTTACCAAGAAACTTAAGGTTTAA